The Megachile rotundata isolate GNS110a chromosome 3, iyMegRotu1, whole genome shotgun sequence genome includes a window with the following:
- the snRNP-U1-70K gene encoding LOW QUALITY PROTEIN: small ribonucleoprotein particle U1 subunit 70K (The sequence of the model RefSeq protein was modified relative to this genomic sequence to represent the inferred CDS: inserted 1 base in 1 codon) — MTQFLPPNLLALFAPRDPIPYLPPVSKLPHEKKNGGYIGVGGFLKYFEDPKDTPPPVRVETREERLERRRRERAEQVAYKLEQEIAVWDPAGIPNVTADPFKTLFVARINYDTSESKLRREFEVYGPVKKIVVIHNTINGKPRGYAFIEYEHERDMHSWWPLPATSAVHYSMQXSLNLPDMIAAYKHADGKKIDGRRVLVDVERARTVKGWLPRRLGGGLGGTRRGGPDVNIKHSGREDNERERERYRLERERENSGRLDRDRDRDRLDRERRRSSRDRKRRTRSRSRDRKRRRSRDRLPDPDIEEIQRDERPRDRRDRDRDRDRDRDRKRRRSRSNDRDRDRDRKRDKRDRDRERRDRKDRGDRQEEDTKEIRIKEEPLDDYPDYSNTFSTSGSYFTAVKYEEDNDQEVEEKYRIPEGRPDPPPYNNYDSVQDY; from the exons ATGACGCAGTTTCTGCCACCGAACTTGTTAGCTCTTTTTGCTCCGCGAGATCCCATACCGTATTTACCACCCGTTAGCAAGCTCCCGCATGAGAAGAAGAATGGAGGCTATATTGGCGTTGGAGGTTTTCTTAAATACTTTGAG GATCCTAAAGATACACCACCACCGGTACGCGTAGAGACCAGAGAAGAACGCTTAGAACGTAGAAGAAGGGAACGTGCAGAACAAGTTGCATATAAGTTAGAACAAGAAATCGCGGTATGGGATCCTGCTGGCATTCCAAATGTAACGGCAGACCCCTTTAAGACTCTTTTTGTAGCTAGAATA AACTATGATACGTCAGAGTCCAAACTTAGGAGAGAATTCGAAGTCTATGGGCCAGTAAAAAAG ATAGTGGTAATTCACAATACTATAAATGGCAAGCCTAGGGGATATGCTTTCATTGAGTATGAGCACGAAAGAGATATGCACT CGTGGTGGCCGCTGCCGGCAACTAGTGCCGTTCACTATTCCATGC AATCCCTGAACCTGCCTGATATGATAG CTGCTTATAAGCATGCGGATGGTAAGAAAATAGATGGTCGCAGAGTGTTGGTCGACGTGGAACGTGCTAGGACGGTGAAAGGATGGCTTCCGCGAAGGCTCGGTGGTGGACTCGGTGGAACCCGAAGGGGTGGGCCTGATGTGAACATTAAACACTCTGGTCGAGAGGATAATGAAAGAGAACGAGAACGGTATCGCTTAGAACGGGAGAGGGAGAATTCTGGACGCCTTGACAGAGACAG AGATCGCGATCGTTTGGACAGAGAGCGTAGAAGGTCGTCGCGCGATCGTAAGAGAAGGACTAGAAGCAGGTCACGCGATCGAAAGCGCAGACGTAGTCGCGATCGTTTACCTGATCCGGACATCGAAGAGATTCAGAGGGATGAACGGCCACGCGATAGAAGGGatcgtgatcgcgatcgtgatAGAGACCGGGATCGTAAGAGGAGACGTTCCAGGAGTAACGATCGCGATCGTGACAGAGATCGCAAGAGGGACAAACGCGACCGTGACCGTGAACGTAGAGATAGAAAAGATAGGGGCGATCGTCAAGAGGAAGATACGAAAGAGATTCGAATCAAGGAAGAGCCTTTGGATG ATTACCCTGACTATAGTAACACCTTCTCGACGTCTGGATCCTACTTTACCGCTGTAAAATACGAGGAAGATAATGATCAAGAAGTGGAAGAGAAATATAGAATTCCAGAAGGTCGTCCAGATCCCCCTCCCTACAATAATTATGATTCCGTGCAAGATTATTGA